Below is a genomic region from Rana temporaria chromosome 3, aRanTem1.1, whole genome shotgun sequence.
accatatggtcgggatctgccCACAACCCCCGGACTGGCACCTGGCTCAACGTCTCGGCAAGCCTCTAAAAACAGAGCCGGTTCATGGAGCATTGAGTGATCAGTGGTGttcgatcgcttggttctcagtttTAGAGCCGGcagaggacagatgcagcatccacccaggtaagtatgattaaaaaaaaaaaaactgtgtaaacTGGAGACAAAGTGGGATACTGGGATGCCCGGGAATGTTGGTAGAAAGTCTGCCACTACTTTCTCTGCCCTATTCTATTTCAATAAGAACTTCCAGCTCTTTGAAGATTCTGGTCCACAATAAaccaacttaaagtggttgtaaacccactttgacttttgcatacaggtaagcctataataaggcttacctgtaggtacaaagaatatatcctaaacctgtacggtttaggagatattcccctcgcaatgcgccgctgaatgcagtggcgcatgcgcaggggggatcctcggctgaagggccggctttttccttgcaggtgtaaaaaaaaaaaaaatgtttacaaccgctttaacatgcAACATGTGATCTGCAAAACGTTGACTATCATCCTTGCCTGTCCAATTTTAAATCGGCGTTCCACCTAAAaactgaacttccgctttttggactCCTCCTCCCtttcagtgtcacatttggcacctttcagggggggagaaAGGAGCAGATacatgtctaatacaggtattttctcccacttcagggcatagatcactgcggtgaCCGCAGTTACCCAACGCCACATCCGATGCCTACTCTAtcccaggtcccagaagatagcagggACCAGTAGGATTGCGCAGGGCgagttgcgcatgtgcagtagggaaccaggaagtaaagctgCAAAGGCTTcttttcctgattcccttaccgaagatgggggcggcagcacccgagagccgagggacagatcggcttcgggtgccgacatcgcagacgcccaggacaggtaagtgtcctaatactaaaagtcagcagctgcagtatttgtagctgctggcatttagaaaaaaaaaattggcggaaccccgctttaaacacGCCAAGCAAGAATGTATGTCTTTGCTATTTAAATGCTTTCTTTTAAATATTTGGCAGCCTTGTTTGATGTCTACACCAGGGCATGACAAATTCACCTGGAATCTAGgatccagctaaaaaagttaggagccaggaacacgCCCAGTCtcgccgagcttgcgtgcagaagcaaacgcatacgtgagtagcccTCAtattaaacggtgttcaaaccacacatgaggtatctctgcgattggtagagcgagagcaataattctagccctagacctcctctattactcaaaacatgcaacctgtagagtttttgacgccattccacgagcgtgcgcaattttgaagcgtgacatgttgggtatcaatttactcggcgtaacattatcttccacaatataaaaaaaaaaattgggctaactttactgttgtcttatttatttaaaaaagtttatttttcccaaaaaaagtgcgcttgtaagaccactgcgcaatacggtgtgacaaagtattgcaacgaccgccattttattctctagggtgttaaaaaaatatatattgtttgggtgttctaagtaaCGGGTGAAGGAGATGGACGGGCAGTGAAAACAGGCAGGAAAAGcttcattagcattgctggttgtcttgtcataccaacggccaccataaGAGGAcgccagattccagaaggaaGCATATGACTGTAGAAGGCTGCAAATACGCGGCTTTAATTACTGACCGGCACGGCCCAATGttattgtgctgggggggggggttgcgcacGGGGACatgataccccagctgtgccgccccaggtcgctaattctagtcgccaatgcaacctggcgcctggggtttgtcgagccctggtctaCACCTCCCATCAATGTAGAATAGAAAGGTAGAATTATGACCAAAGCTTTCTTTGGCACTGGAATACATTTACTATtgttctcctgtgacccagagtcagCCGGTAGCATTCTATCTGCTGATGGAGCAGCACTGCACCACAACATTCAGGAAGGAGCTCGACAATATTGTCGGATCAACTTCAATACAACCACCCTGTTGAGTTTTTGCTGCTGGCTATAGTCTTCAATGCTAATGAACTCtcccctctgtcagaatacaactcagtgggaggattcccccaatCTACCTAAAATGTGTGGATGAGGGAAACGGAGTCAGCAGACAGGCTGCTTTAGTTGCAAGAGATCACCATGCTGTAGAATACATGATGAACAGGCCACAAGCTTAGTCAGATTGCTCAATAAATCACTGGTGATAGGTGCAGTGGGCGTTTTCCATCTATGCAATTATTCATCGCAGGATATTACTGAAGGTGTAACACCGATGACACAGACGATACACTTATCACTGCACAGGTTCAACAGCTGCCATATGACCGATCATACCTGCAAATGTAAACAGGGAGCTAGAAAACATTTACAACAAAGTGAAAGGAAACAAAGCTATGGACTTAAAGGAAcaatgaagatatatatatatttttttaaataacaaacatgttatacttggctccactgtgcagctcgttttgcacagagtggccccgatcctggtcttctggggtccctcggcggctgtctctggtcctccccccaagaactaaccaccttcatgcgagcgagatTGCATGGtagttagttcttgcgggcgcgctccagtgataccgtgagcggctatagccgccggctgtatcactcggccccgccccccagcacgccgcgtcattggatgagATTGACCGCAGCAtgggccaatggctgtgctgctttcaatcaaccaatgaatgagccgagaagccggtCAAGAAGCCTGCGCGTTCACAGGGTCTCTGTAGCTGGTGTCCcgattggataaattgatagcagcgcagccattggccatTCATAGACGCAGAATGCTGGGTTCGGGAGCGCGCCCATAAGGTAGCCCCCCGGAAAAGCGAGTCTCTTAGTGGGTTATCTGAAGtgaggaggagccacgagagccgccgggggaccccagaagtcggtgttcggggccactctgtgcaaaacgagctgcacagtggaggcaagcatgaagtttttttgatttttaaaccgatcctttacaatcactttaaagtgacactaaattgtattttacataaaaaaaaatattttcaagtaTGTATTCCTAACAGAAAGAACACATATcgctcagcctcctccaaattcctgttttgtttttttaagggtgCTGCATTCATCTATGTGGGAAGTGCAGAAATTTTGCATTGAGTAGCACCAATTCTCGTCGGCACTCCTGTACCcccccgagtgcccccacagcaagcttttttttcccaagggggcacccaagccgagctgtTGCTTTGTGTGTTCATTCATACATGGAGCTGCaattcggccccgcccccctccatctcctgattgactcacaggctttgattgacagcagcaggagccaatggcacccactgctgccaatcaggagtgtgagtccccattgtacaaaaaaacagggctaacttcactgtttgtttttttttcatgaaagtatcttttcccccaaaaaatattgcgtttgaaagactgctgcgaacatgtggcataaaatattgcaatgactgcaATTTCAttctctaggccagtgatggcgaacctcggcaccccagatgttttggaaccacatttcccatgatgctatgtttcccatgatgctatgtttcccatgatgctatgttgagcatcatgggaaatgtagttccaaaacatctggggtgccactgctctagggtctctgctaaaaaaaaacaaaaaaaaaacctctaataAATATTTTGGGggtttattttctagcaaaaagtagctattttaacttgtaagcaacaagtgtcagaaaaaggcttggtcttcaagtggttaagtagtggatgtgtatggattattttgtgTCACTTTAAGCTGACTCAGAAGCAGGAAAGTATAACCAGCATTAAAGAATAATGTGTTACACAGCAGCATATGAGGCACCTCTGCTAATCAATATGTCGTAGGTCAATCTGTGACCTCTCTGATGTCACATGTGGTCAGTGGGTCAGGATGCTCATCTTATTCACAATGATGGATATGTGGGTACAAGAATGCATGCGCTTCCTTCCATGAAAAGGCTTGCACATCCTATTAACGTCATTAAAACAATTACTCATACCTAAGGGACACACAAAGCAAAGTCATGGGAATTTAGTGTAAGAAGATCATTACAAAGTCTACCTTTGTCCTTTTTTTAATAGTAAAAGTGCTGAATGTTGGGAGAAATTAAACCAAAATGCAATTTGTATGAAACCCCCCAGCAAAAAGTAATACTATACAAGATGAATACAATCTACACAAATATCCACCCGAGTGAGAGCATTGATCATCCCGGCCACATCCGACTTTCCCAGCAGTAGAAATATAAGCCACTGATATTACTAATATACCACAGATCAGAAACCAAGGCGGCTCACAAATCACAAAATATATCCACCTAGTGATGACACAATACCAGAAACACCCACAAAACACCTACCGTAtaatatacttgagtataagccgacccgaatataagccgaggcacctaattttactaccaaaaaaatgggaaaccttactgactcgagtataagccgacccgaatataagccgaggcacctaattttactaccaaaaaaatgggaaaccttactgactcgagtataagcctagattGTCCATctgcgtgcctcactgtgcccatgcctagactgacgtttaacatgggagtctatggaaggggtgtccgggtttgaaaataaaaatcggtgctccccagccgtaggtctcccagacaacaaactttgcacacttgtagaggagaaacaaggatacatgtgtgccaagttcggggtccaggggacctacggccggccagtaccggatccccaaatccgggagatcgggcgcaaaaaggtgactcaagtataagccgaggggggcattttcagcacataaaaaataatgtgctgaaaaactcggcttatactcgagtatatactgtatattggaaGACTGACAtaaaagaatgcaaaaaaaagtgtctCAAGACTATAGCAtgtctggtccctccctcctgctcccacagcaagcaacttgctaagGGGGCGCTGGAGCTGGCTTGCTCCCAAGCTGTTGCTCTGTGTGTAGGCCCAGCCCTCTCTCATTGGctaccgctgctgtctcagccaatgaggagggagagccaaGACTCTGCTGCACAACGCTGGATCGTAATGGGGCTCATAAGTATTGGGAGGGCTGCAGCACAGAGACTGCTTGAAGGTAACAatccttgagcctttacaaccaggaAATGTAAGATAATTTGTAAGGTTTAAAGTGCGActccagctctctcctctccccactTCCAGGACCCCGTCACTCTTTAGAGAGGAAGCGCATTCAACTCCTGGGAGTTCAGGACAACCCGATGATGTacccttagggggggggggggtggagacagaGCAAGCAAGTTTTGCTCAGCGACGGGTTCAATGTGACTGTCCCCTGTAAAGAATTATACTTTTCTGTCCAGCGTCTGGTTTGCGGAACTCCTGGGAGTGTAAGACAGTGCCCCCCACCTTTTCATGCCAGCAGTGTCTTCTGCAGTGACTAGAAGTCAGCAGCCATGGCATCCAATGGGGAACCTGCTATTTGACACACCGTAGGACTTCTTTACATGAGCAAAGACTGTAGTTgggtcgcttttcagaggcatttgacaagcAGTGAGGAGGCAACACATCACCTTCTCCTCGCCCGTTTTATCCCCCTAAACATCCTCACAAAAACTCGTGCATTCCGCATTTTTGGTGCACTTTTTGAAACCACACCAAAGCCACAGGACCTCAAAGAGGTCTATAGGAAAGCTATGACTCAGCACTagcttcagtgcgaaacgcgtcagcagtcgggtttttatttcttgtagtgctgtcctcctttcaataaaggctacaatttgttcagagtgcggctgtccagagacaatttttgttcccgcAGGTCTATAGGAAAGCCAGCTAATACCAAACACCACATGTTAGCTGTGCTATGCCCAAAGTGCAGGGAAAACAGCTCAGCCATGTTTTATTTACTGTccccaaccacaagtgtaaacaagccctattaaaaaagagataaaaaaagaagaatctaAAACCTTTTGAGTAGTTTATTCCATTCTCAGCACAGAGGGCTGTAGCCTTTAGAAATAAAACTTGGTGTCCTAATTTTAGTTTCTTTGTAGCCAGCATGTGGAACGCTCGGGATCCCTTTCACAGCCTGTCACAGAGACTCCGCCTCCCTGCTGTATAAATGTAATGAGTAAAAGACGGATTTGCGCACCATCTGTAGGGAACTCCCCAAAATGCGTTTGGTCCTTTCCAGGGCTTAATTATAGAGGCAACGCGGTACTACTTTCATTGTTGAAAAACCACATAAGAGATCGCACCTGAAATCTACAAATAGCAAAATGCTAAAAGGTGATATTAAAGGtttgactttgaaaaaaaaaaatacaaaatgttatacttacctgctctgtgcagtggtcttgcacagagcagccctgatcgtCCTCCTCTCAGTTCCCCCGCCGGTGCTCTTGACCCTGACCCTCCCCCTTGATCAATACCtccaatagcaagccacttgttatgggggcaccccTGCGTGTTCACTCCCTAGCCCCACTttatgcatccataagacacagagcCGCGCCTTGGCActgcccctgctctctcctgattggctcactggctgcaattgacagcagtgggagctgtctcagccaataaggagagggAGTTCCGGGAGAGTGGAGGTTCTTGTACACATTGATGGATGGAgaggggggctcaggtaagtatgggggggAGGAGTAAAGCACACAAAAGGTTTCTTAACTTcatgaataaaataaaaggtaaaaaaaaacattcagccttTACGATCACTTGAAAGGTAGAAAGCCTTTGGATAACCTGTAGTGCTCTGAGAATCCTTTGTCATACAGTAAATGTTTACATGCAATGTGTATAATAATGTAAAAACCTAAATTAAAATGAAACAGATTAAAACTAGGAGACACTTATTGCAATGTAAAAGCCAACACCTAAATTGACATCAGAACCTAGAACTGGAAGCAACAGAAAAATCACAAAGCAGTTAGgcctcaattttttttccctaaactggACCCTCCCCCAGGTTCCctcccctctatatacacaccctgggtccagcgcccccccccccatacagtcccctctgtatacacccccggTCCCCCCTCCTGTATACTCCCCCTGGCCCCCCCATGTATACACACCCCCTGGGTGCCCCCCCGGTATACACCCCTTGGTCCCTCCATCTGTATACACCCCTTGGTCCCTCCATCTGTATACACCCCTTGGTCCCTCCATGTATACTACACCCTCCGGGTCCCCCATGTATACACACCCCTGGGTCCCCCCCCTGTATACACCCCTGGGTCCCCCCCCTGTATACACCCCTGGGTCCCCCCCCTGTATACTACACCCCCCCCCGGGTCCCCCATGTATACACCCTCCTGGGCACCCATGTATACTCCCCCTGGCCCCCCCATGTATACACCCCTTGGTCCCTCCTGTCTACACCCCCCAGGTGCCCCCCCTGTATACCCCGCCCCCGGGTCACCCCCCCTGTATACACCCCTTGGTCCCTCCATGTATACTACAACCTCCGGGTCCCCCATGTATACACGCCCCCGGGTCCCCCCTGTATACACCCCTTGGTCCCCCCCCATGcatactacaccccccccccctgggtccCCCATGTATACACCATCCTGGGCACCCATGTATACTCCCCCTGGCCCCCCCATGTATACACCCCCCCGGGTGCCCCCCCTGGATACACACCTTGGTCCCTCCTGTCTACACCCCACCAGGTCCCCCATGTACACACCCCCCCTGTATacccccccgggcccccccccccctgtatacacCGCCCCCGGGTCACCCCCCTATACACCGCCCCCCGGGTCACCCCCGTATACTACACCCCCCGGTTTCCCCCTTTATACACCCTCCCAGTATACTCCCCCTTGCCCCCCATGTATACACCCCTGGCCCCCCCGTCCCCCATGCATACACACCGGGTGCGGAGGGCATGCCAGGCGGCCTCGATGTCGGCGTAGAGGTTCTTCTCGCTGGGGCGGCCGGAGCTCACCCCGTAGCCGGAGTAGTCATAGGAGAAGACGTTACAGTTGATCCGGGATCCCAGGCCGATATAGAAGGAACACATCTGTCCCAGATCCACCGCGTTCCCGTGTGAGAAGAGGAGGGTGTACCGGCTCCCCGGGGCACATCGGACGAACATACAACCCAGACAACTCCCCCTCTCCGTCCTCCACCGGAACACCTCCACCGCGTCCAGCTCCCGCTGAGAATACTGCCAGTCCGCCCGCTCCGTCAGGTGCAAACTACACGGGGGGGGCACCGCCACCTCTCCTCCCCCCGCCGCAGCCTCACCCTCCGCCGACGTCTGACCTCCTCCCGCCGTCACCTCCGTCTCCCGTACCGTGTAGGTGGGCTCCGGAGGGAGGAAGGCCAGCTTGGCGGCGATACGGCTCGGGCACGGCGGGCAGCAGAAGAGCCAACACAACTCCCCCAGAGAGAAGCCGTTCATCCTCGGACCCTGCTCGGGCATTGGGGACGGAGGAGGAGGGGACCCCCGACAATGTCACACACACCGGCGGGCCTGCTGACAACCGGACATCGGAATCCTGCCCGGCCTACTGCCTACTTCCGGGGAAACCACGGAGACCAGCCCAACCTGCcgcggggagagggagagagaaggaaggtgcTGCCCCCTAGCACGGCGGAGACGGTACTGCACTCTATGAGGGAGGGAATGGGGGAGGACTGGGAGGGTGAGGGGACTACTGGGAGCCTGACAGGGGGAGGGAGCACCGCTCAGGGGAATGGTACTAGAGTGTGGTGAGCCTAGAGCAGAGGAATGATGGGGAGGGAGTGCAGTGAGTCCAGTACAGGGAGTGGTGGAGAGAAAGCACTGCTCAGGGATGATAGACAAGAAATTCAGTGAGCCCAGTTGAAGGGGGAGATGGAGAGCAGTGAGCCAAGTGGAGGGGGGAGATGGAGAGGGAGTGCAGTGAGCCCAGTGACGGGGGGCGATGGAGAGGGAGTGCAGTGAGCCCGGTGGAGGGGACTGATGGTGAGGGAGTGCAGTGAGCCCAGTGGAGGGGGGCGATAGAGTTCAGTGAGCCCAGTGGAGGCGGAGCGATGGAGAGGGAGTGCAGTGAGTCCAGTGAAGGAGAGGGAGTGCAGTGAGCCCAGTGGAGGGGGGCGATGGAGAGGGAGTGCAGTGAGCCCAGTGGAGGGGGGCGATGGAGAGGGAGTGCAGTGAGCCCAGTGACGGGGGGTGATGGAGAGGGAGTGCAGTGAGCCCAGTGGAGGCGGAGCGATGGAGAGGGAGTGCAGTGAGCCCAGTGACGGGGGCGATGGAGAAGGAGTGCAGTGAGCCCAGTGGAGGGGGGCGATGGAGTGCAGTGAGCCCAGTGGAGGGGGCGATGAAGAGGGAGTGCAGTGAGCCCAGTGGAGGGGGGATAGAGAGGCAGTGCAGTCAGCCCAGTGGAGGGAGGCGATGGAGTGCAGTGAGCCCAGTGGAGTAGGGTGATGGTGAGGGAGTGCAGTGAGCCCAGTGACGGGGGGTGATGGAGAGGGAGTGCAGTGAGCCCAGTGGAGGCGGAGCGATGGAGAGGGAGTGCAGTGAGTCTAGTGAAGGAGAGGGAGTGCAGTGAGCCCAGTGGAGGGGGGCGATGGAGAGGGAGTGCAGTGAGCCCAGTGACGGGGGGTGATGGAGAGGGAGTGCAGTGAGCCCAGTGGAGGCGGAGCGATGGAGAGGGAGTGCAGTGAGTCCAGTGAAGGAGAGGGAGTGCAGTGAGCCCAGTGGAGGGGGGCGATGGAGAGGGAGTGCAGTGAGCCCAGTGACGGGGGGTGATGGAGAGGGAGTGCAGTGAGCCCAGTGGAGGGGCGATGGAGAGGGAGTGCAGTGAGCCCAGTGGAGGGGGGCGATGGAGAAGGAGTGCAGTGAGCCCAGTGGAGGGGGGCGATGGAGAGGGAGTGCAGTGAGCCCAGTGACGGGGGCGATGGAGAAGGAGTGCAGTGAGCCCAGTGGAGGGGGGCGATGGAGTGCAGTGAGCCCAGTGGAGGGGGCGATGAAGAGGGAGTGCAGTGAGCCCAGTGGAGGGGGGATAGAGAGGCAGTGCAGTCAGCCCAGTGGAGGGAGGCGATGGAGTGCAGTGAGCCCAGTGGAGTAGGGTGATGGTGAGGGAGTGCAGTGAGCCCAGTGGAGTAGGGTGATGGTGAGGAAGTGCAGTGAGCCCAGTGGAGGGGAGCGATGGAGAGGGAGTGCAGTGAGCCCAGTGGAGTAGGGTGATGGTGAGAAAGTGCAGTGAGTCCAGTGGCGGAGGGCAATGGAGAGGGAGTGCAGTGAGCCCAGTGGAGGGGAGCGATGGAGAGGGAGTGCAGTGAGCCCAGTGGAGGGGAGCGATGGAGAGGGAGTGCAGTGAGCCCAGTGGAGGGGGCGATGGAGTGCAGTGAGTCCAGTGGAGGGGGGCGATGGAGTGCAGTGAGTCCAGTGGAGGAGAGGGAGTGCAGTGAGCCCAGTGGAGGGAGTGATGGAGAGGGAGTGCAGTGAGCCCAGTGGAGGGGGGCGATGGAGTGCAGTGAGTCCAGTGGAGGAGAGGGAGTGCAGTGAGCCCAGTGGAGGGGGTGATGGAGAGGGAGTGCAGTGAGCCCAGTGGAGGGGGGCGATGGAGTGCAGTGAGCCCAGTGGAGGGGGGCGATGGTGAGGGAGTGCAGTGAGCCCAGTGGAGTAGGGTGATGGAGAGGGAGTGCAGTGAGCCCAGTGAAAGGGGGGAGATGGAGAGGGAGTGCAGTGAGCCCAGTGGAGGGGGGTGATGGAGAGGGAGTGCAGTGAGCCCAGTGGAGGGGGCGATGGAGAGGGAGTGCAGTGAGCCCAGTGGAGGGGGGCAATGCAGTGCAGTGAGCCCAGTGGAGGCGGGCGATGGAGAGGGAGTGCAGTGAGCCCAGTGGAGGGGGGCGATGGAGTGCAGTGAGCCCAGTGGAGGGGGGCGATGGAGTGCAGTGAGCCCAGTGGAGGGGGGGATGGAGTGCAGTGAGTCCAGTGGAGGGGGGCGATGGAGTGCAGTGAGTCCAGTGGAGGAGAGGGAGTGCAGTGAGCCCAGTGGAGGGAGTGATGGAGAGGGAGTGCAGTGAGCCCAGTGGAGGGGGGCGATGGAGTGCAGTGAGTCCAGTGGAGGAGAGGGAGTGCAGTGAGCCCAGTGGAGGGGGTGATGGAGAGGGAGTGCAGTGAGCCCAGTGGAGGGGGGCGATGGAGTGCAGTGAGCCCAGTGGAGGGGGGCGATGGTGAGGGAGTGCAGTGAGCCCAGTGGAGTAGGGTGATGGAGAGGGAGTGCAGTGAGCCCAGTGAAAGGGGGGAGATGGAGAGGGAGTGCAGTGAGCCCAGTGGAGGGGGGTGATGGAGAGGGAGTGCAGTGAGCCCAGTGGAGGGGGGGATGGAGAGGGAGTGCAGTGAGCCCAGTGGAGGGGGGCAATGCAGTGCAGTGAGCCCAGTGGAGGCGGGCGATGGAGAGGGAGTGCAGTGAGCCCAGTGGAGGGGGGCGATGGAGTGCAGTGAGCCCAGTGGAGGGGGGCGATGGAGTGCAGTGAGCCCAGTGGAGGGGGGCGATGGAGAGGGAGTGCAGTGAGCCCAGTGGAGGGGGGCGATGGAGAGGGAGTGCAGTGAGCCCAGTGGAGGGGGGCGATGGAGAGGCAGTGCAGTGAGCCCAGTGGAGGGGGGCGATGGAGAGGCAGTGCAGTGAGCCCAGTGAAAGGGGGGAGATGGAGAGGGAGTGCAGTGAGCCCAGTGGAGGGGGGATAGAGAGGGAGTGCAGTGAGCCCAGTGGAGGGGGGATAGAGAGGGAGTGCAGTGAGCCCAGTGGAGGGGGGATAGAGAGGGAGTGCAGTGAGCCCAGTGGAGGGGGGCGATGAAGTGCAGTGAGCCCAGTGCAGGGGGGTGATGGAGTGCAGTGAGCCCAGTGGAGGGGGGCAATGGAGAGGGAGTGCAGTGAGCCCAGTGGAGGGGGGCGATGGAGTGCAGTGAGCCCAGTGGAGGGGGGCAATGGAGAGGGAGTGCAGTGAGCCCAGTGGAGGGGGGCGATGAAGTGCAGTGAGCCCAGTGCAGGGGGGTGATGGAAGAGGTCTGAAGATTAAAGCTCAGACTTCATAATAACTTTATTTGTACATTTATTCTCAGTCAACGATTGGAAGAACATTGAAGTCACAGGACCAGCATGGCATCCAGGCCATTAGAATTATTAGAAGGGACTCTCGGGTCCAGCTCCCCCCTTGTCATGCTTTGGTGGTCGTCTGTCTCCTTTTATTGGGGTTGTTTCCTGGCTATCAGAACAGGTTATGGCCAATTCTCCCGTTATCCCTCGAAGTGTCTCTTGGCTGGATGTGTCTTGAGTTATTGTGTCCCTCTTCAAACTTTGTATTCCTGTGCCTAGGTCTCCATGGGCGTTGGAAGAAGATGAACGCACGAGCGCCCCTCTTCTGCTCTGATCTGAA
It encodes:
- the ABHD17C gene encoding alpha/beta hydrolase domain-containing protein 17C yields the protein MPEQGPRMNGFSLGELCWLFCCPPCPSRIAAKLAFLPPEPTYTVRETEVTAGGGQTSAEGEAAAGGGEVAVPPPCSLHLTERADWQYSQRELDAVEVFRWRTERGSCLGCMFVRCAPGSRYTLLFSHGNAVDLGQMCSFYIGLGSRINCNVFSYDYSGYGVSSGRPSEKNLYADIEAAWHALRTRYAVSPENIILYGQSIGTVPTVDLASRYECAAVILHSPLMSGLRVAFPDTRKTYCFDAFPSIDKITKVTSPVLIIHGTEDEVIDFSHGLAMYERCPRAVEPLWVEGAGHNDIELYAQYLERLKQFISHELPNS